Proteins from one Actinomycetota bacterium genomic window:
- a CDS encoding HAMP domain-containing histidine kinase: protein MAGGLRRCPSLRLRITAGALVVVVAASCGAARVVVGVVERKMVRQIDSTLTANTDFIERSMKRGTGLPMGEGPTDLYVQFVAADGRVLGASTAAQGLPALARPGRSAGGLVNRHDRTLGELRVLARPAPTSSRVTLVVARSADSVSDMRASLFRLLVMMVAAGSVLLGWVIWIVVGRALRPVDVMRRTVGSISERDLRRRLDRPGTGDELDRLADTLNELLARLERALTRERQFVADASHELRTPIAGVRALLESEPADPVTVVPVRAEALARLGALQDLVDDLLVLAKADGSVPDASVGSVDLDDLVLGQARQLEHTTNLRIDTSKVSGGQVAGRDTDLGRLVENLATNAARYARSTVTFSIRQLNGIVEFTVSDDGPGIAVADRERIFERFTTLEGARSRARGGAGLGLSIASTIVAAHHGSICVDDAPGAGATFVVRLPAQATPISVTAPD, encoded by the coding sequence ATGGCGGGCGGACTCCGCCGTTGCCCGTCGCTGCGACTGCGGATCACGGCGGGCGCGCTGGTGGTTGTCGTGGCGGCTTCCTGTGGCGCGGCGCGTGTCGTCGTCGGTGTGGTCGAGCGGAAGATGGTGCGGCAGATCGACTCCACGCTCACCGCGAACACCGACTTCATCGAGCGCTCGATGAAGCGGGGCACTGGTCTGCCCATGGGCGAGGGTCCGACCGACCTCTACGTCCAGTTCGTGGCGGCCGACGGCCGAGTGCTCGGTGCGAGCACCGCTGCACAAGGCTTGCCGGCGTTGGCGCGACCCGGCCGGTCCGCCGGGGGGCTCGTCAACCGGCACGACCGTACCCTGGGCGAACTGCGGGTTCTCGCCCGGCCGGCGCCCACGAGCTCGAGGGTGACCTTGGTCGTGGCCCGGTCGGCGGACAGCGTCTCGGACATGCGCGCCTCGCTCTTCCGCTTGCTGGTGATGATGGTCGCCGCCGGGAGCGTGCTGCTGGGATGGGTCATCTGGATCGTCGTCGGCCGCGCGCTGAGGCCAGTCGACGTCATGCGCCGGACCGTGGGCTCGATCAGCGAACGGGATCTCCGGCGGCGGCTCGACCGGCCCGGCACCGGCGACGAGCTCGACCGGTTGGCGGACACGTTGAACGAGCTGCTCGCGCGACTCGAGCGAGCTCTCACTCGCGAGCGCCAGTTCGTCGCCGACGCCAGTCATGAGCTGCGCACACCGATTGCCGGGGTGCGCGCGCTGCTCGAGAGCGAGCCCGCCGACCCGGTCACGGTGGTCCCGGTTCGAGCCGAGGCCCTGGCACGGTTGGGCGCGCTGCAGGATCTGGTCGACGACCTCCTGGTGCTCGCCAAGGCGGACGGATCGGTGCCCGACGCATCGGTCGGCTCCGTGGATCTCGACGACCTGGTACTGGGTCAGGCCCGCCAACTCGAGCACACGACGAACCTTCGCATCGACACCTCGAAAGTCTCGGGGGGGCAAGTCGCGGGTCGTGACACCGACCTCGGCCGCCTGGTGGAGAACCTGGCGACGAACGCGGCGCGGTACGCGAGGAGCACAGTGACGTTCTCGATCCGCCAGCTCAACGGCATCGTCGAGTTCACCGTAAGCGATGACGGACCGGGAATCGCGGTCGCGGACCGGGAGCGCATCTTCGAACGGTTCACCACCCTCGAGGGCGCTCGATCCCGGGCACGCGGCGGGGCTGGGCTGGGCCTATCGATCGCGTCGACGATCGTGGCCGCCCACCACGGCTCGATCTGCGTCGACGACGCGCCGGGAGCGGGTGCGACCTTCGTCGTCCGCCTACCCGCGCAGGCGACACCCATCTCCGTCACCGCGCCCGACTGA
- a CDS encoding cytochrome P450 — protein sequence MSTRPSPFGTEADDVYYDPYDVAIDADPHPVWRRLRDEAPLYFNERHGFYALSRYDDVLTASLDWQTYSSARGTVLELIDASRPGLDAEPGAGLGMMIFMDPPEHDALRRLVSRAFTPRRVAALEVRTRELCAEFLEPHVGGGTFDFVEEFAAKIPTMLIGALLGVPNEDQDQLRIWGDLLMRYEGERTSAEKRDAIGALSQYMNAMVDARSRAPRDDMVSDLLTAEITLDSGATRRLERDEVMAFFFLLQLAGSETTARMLGWAAVLLARHPEQRARLVAGRDLIPNAVEELLRYEAPSPIQARFVTRDAEWYGRTVPAASKIALLTGSAGRDERHYPEPDRFDVGRRFDRQVSFGYGIHFCLGASLARLEGKVVLDEMLRRFPEWTVDEQAVRLVTTSTVRGPSHVPIEV from the coding sequence ATGTCGACCCGCCCGTCTCCGTTCGGAACCGAGGCGGACGACGTCTACTACGACCCGTACGACGTCGCAATCGACGCGGACCCCCATCCCGTCTGGCGCCGCCTGCGCGACGAGGCTCCGCTGTACTTCAACGAGCGCCACGGGTTCTACGCGCTGAGCAGGTACGACGACGTCCTCACGGCTTCGCTCGACTGGCAGACTTACAGCTCGGCGCGGGGCACCGTCCTCGAGCTGATCGACGCCTCGCGGCCCGGGCTCGACGCGGAACCAGGGGCCGGGCTCGGCATGATGATCTTCATGGACCCACCCGAGCACGACGCTCTGCGTCGGCTCGTCAGCCGTGCGTTCACGCCCCGACGCGTTGCCGCACTCGAGGTGCGCACTCGTGAGCTGTGCGCGGAGTTCCTCGAGCCACACGTTGGCGGAGGCACGTTCGACTTCGTCGAGGAGTTTGCCGCCAAGATCCCGACCATGCTCATCGGCGCGCTGCTCGGTGTCCCCAACGAGGATCAGGACCAGCTTCGCATCTGGGGTGACCTCCTCATGCGGTACGAGGGTGAGCGCACGAGCGCCGAGAAGCGCGACGCCATCGGCGCGTTGAGCCAGTACATGAACGCGATGGTCGACGCGCGAAGCCGCGCACCACGCGACGACATGGTGTCCGATCTCCTCACTGCGGAGATCACGCTCGACAGCGGTGCGACCCGCCGGCTCGAGCGTGACGAGGTCATGGCCTTCTTCTTCCTGCTGCAGCTCGCCGGCAGTGAGACGACCGCCCGCATGCTCGGGTGGGCGGCCGTGTTGCTCGCGCGTCACCCGGAGCAACGGGCGCGCCTCGTGGCCGGCCGCGACCTCATCCCGAACGCCGTCGAGGAGCTGTTGCGGTACGAGGCCCCCTCGCCGATCCAGGCGCGTTTCGTCACGCGTGACGCCGAGTGGTACGGCAGGACCGTTCCCGCGGCCTCGAAGATCGCGCTGCTGACCGGCAGCGCGGGGCGCGATGAGCGGCATTACCCGGAGCCCGACCGCTTCGACGTCGGGCGCCGGTTCGATCGCCAGGTGAGCTTCGGCTACGGCATCCACTTCTGCCTGGGCGCGAGCCTCGCCCGGCTCGAAGGCAAGGTGGTGCTCGACGAGATGCTGCGGCGCTTCCCGGAGTGGACCGTCGACGAGCAGGCGGTGCGGCTGGTCACGACGTCCACCGTCCGCGGCCCGAGCCACGTCCCGATCGAGGTGTGA
- a CDS encoding amidohydrolase produces MSERYLIISADTHAGLPSEEYRPYLDARHHEAFDAFLAERHARRDEMLKMNYEYIMGWETDNAEGLRGAFDPQQRDKELDADGVAAEVIFPDADAITGMAGPPFGAGLSAGEITEPDLAFAGARAHNRFLVELCGHRPERRGGVGLVPITHDVERAVHEIEWLAQQPGIRGVMVPTMWRDHLPYNHPAYDPVWAACQAAGLPVHTHSGEAPQEEYNDNIGIYLAEAAWWPARPMWHLLFSGAFERFPQLKFVVTESAAYWAADMMWKWDQYMGGGHTTKKLAALLAGKISRLPSDYFGTNLFIGASTMSKEELRRRYVIGCDVMMWGTDYPHPEGTWPHTVERLRSDFCGLPVDDTAKLLGETAARCYGFDLDALRPIADRIGPTPDGLGQDPASRSDPEEIRRARWWRAEYGLDA; encoded by the coding sequence ATGAGCGAGCGCTACCTCATCATCTCGGCGGACACCCATGCCGGGCTGCCGTCCGAGGAGTACCGGCCCTACCTCGACGCGCGGCACCACGAGGCGTTCGACGCGTTCCTCGCGGAGCGGCACGCGCGTCGCGACGAGATGCTGAAGATGAACTACGAGTACATCATGGGCTGGGAGACCGACAATGCCGAAGGCCTGCGCGGCGCGTTCGACCCGCAGCAGCGCGACAAGGAGCTCGATGCCGACGGCGTGGCAGCCGAGGTGATCTTTCCCGATGCCGACGCCATCACCGGGATGGCGGGTCCGCCGTTCGGTGCGGGTCTGTCGGCGGGGGAGATCACGGAGCCCGATCTCGCGTTCGCGGGCGCGCGTGCCCACAACCGCTTCCTGGTCGAGCTGTGTGGCCATCGACCCGAACGCCGTGGCGGCGTCGGGCTCGTCCCGATCACGCACGACGTCGAGCGCGCCGTGCACGAGATCGAGTGGCTCGCGCAGCAACCGGGCATCCGCGGCGTGATGGTGCCGACGATGTGGCGCGACCACCTGCCGTACAACCATCCCGCCTACGACCCGGTGTGGGCAGCGTGCCAGGCGGCGGGCCTCCCGGTGCACACCCACTCGGGTGAGGCGCCGCAGGAGGAGTACAACGACAACATCGGCATCTACCTCGCGGAGGCGGCGTGGTGGCCGGCCCGCCCCATGTGGCACCTCCTGTTCTCCGGGGCGTTCGAGCGGTTCCCGCAGCTGAAGTTCGTCGTCACCGAGTCGGCCGCCTATTGGGCCGCCGACATGATGTGGAAATGGGACCAGTACATGGGGGGCGGGCACACGACGAAGAAGCTCGCAGCCCTGCTCGCGGGCAAGATCTCACGCCTTCCCTCCGACTACTTCGGCACGAACCTCTTCATCGGTGCCTCGACGATGTCGAAGGAGGAGCTCCGCCGGCGCTACGTGATCGGTTGTGACGTGATGATGTGGGGGACTGACTACCCGCATCCCGAGGGCACCTGGCCGCACACCGTGGAACGGCTGCGCAGCGACTTCTGCGGGCTGCCCGTCGACGACACCGCCAAGCTGCTGGGCGAGACTGCGGCCCGCTGCTACGGGTTCGACCTCGACGCGCTCCGCCCGATCGCCGACCGGATCGGCCCGACTCCCGACGGCCTCGGCCAGGATCCGGCGTCGCGCAGCGATCCGGAGGAGATCCGGCGAGCTCGTTGGTGGAGGGCCGAGTACGGGCTCGACGCGTAA
- a CDS encoding acetoacetate decarboxylase, giving the protein MVEIRYGAKREQRSREIEATRAEIWSHAVTAIWETDPDLVAAVLPPPLAPGPEPLVRLTITTVEIPGLPAFGAGWFGVQARHGDRIGEYPLFMPMTTEQSTIGGRETYGEPKKIGEVWARRDGDDVEAGIARMGFVVCEIRGRVTHAREPYEKQKTDFWFKLSPSAETAGELDQDPLLVYGEKSEKARVHETVDGEVIVKDSPFDPIAELVIRRLVDLNWTERATVQVGKIVGPVPRADLAPFVHQRYDDLSVLGGKS; this is encoded by the coding sequence ATGGTCGAGATCCGGTACGGAGCCAAGCGGGAGCAGCGCAGCCGCGAGATCGAGGCGACGAGGGCCGAGATCTGGTCGCACGCGGTCACCGCGATCTGGGAGACCGATCCGGACCTCGTCGCGGCGGTGCTGCCACCCCCGTTGGCGCCGGGTCCCGAGCCGCTCGTGCGGCTCACGATCACCACGGTCGAGATCCCGGGTTTGCCGGCCTTCGGCGCAGGCTGGTTCGGCGTGCAGGCGCGTCACGGTGACCGGATCGGCGAGTACCCGCTCTTCATGCCGATGACCACGGAGCAGTCGACGATCGGCGGCCGCGAGACCTACGGCGAGCCGAAGAAGATCGGTGAGGTCTGGGCGCGCCGCGACGGCGACGACGTCGAGGCCGGTATCGCCCGCATGGGGTTCGTGGTCTGCGAGATCCGAGGGCGGGTGACGCACGCTCGGGAGCCATACGAGAAGCAGAAGACCGACTTCTGGTTCAAGCTCTCTCCGTCGGCCGAGACCGCGGGCGAGCTCGACCAAGATCCGTTGCTCGTCTATGGCGAGAAGAGCGAGAAGGCGCGGGTGCACGAGACCGTCGACGGCGAGGTGATCGTCAAGGACTCGCCGTTCGATCCGATCGCCGAGCTCGTGATCCGGCGCCTCGTCGACCTCAACTGGACGGAGCGGGCGACCGTGCAGGTGGGCAAGATCGTGGGCCCGGTGCCGCGCGCGGATCTGGCCCCCTTCGTCCACCAGCGCTACGACGACCTCTCGGTCCTCGGAGGGAAGAGCTGA